The following are encoded in a window of Massilia sp. R2A-15 genomic DNA:
- a CDS encoding GNAT family N-acetyltransferase codes for MDTRIFQNPLSEWLQERQGKPSRPAVRVKELQERDRHRILKHFLALDDSDRLLRFGTVLPDEQVTAYVNKIDFERDKVYGVYNQVFKLVAVGHLAFAPKEQLTSASAVTTKENVAEFGVSVSSSARGQGIGSKLFQRAAIHCRNNDVDTLYMQCLSSNQTMMHIAKKAGMQIKREYGEADAYLQLPPPSPGTVLQEAIEEQVATIDYTFKANRRAAVKWFES; via the coding sequence ATGGACACGCGAATTTTCCAGAATCCGCTCAGCGAATGGCTGCAGGAGCGCCAGGGCAAGCCGTCGCGTCCGGCGGTGCGGGTCAAGGAGCTTCAGGAGCGCGACCGGCATCGCATCCTCAAGCACTTCCTAGCGCTTGACGACAGTGACCGCTTACTCCGGTTCGGCACGGTGCTGCCGGACGAGCAGGTGACCGCGTACGTGAACAAGATCGATTTCGAACGCGACAAGGTGTACGGCGTGTACAACCAGGTGTTCAAGCTGGTCGCGGTGGGGCACCTGGCATTCGCGCCGAAGGAGCAGCTGACGTCGGCCAGCGCGGTCACGACCAAGGAGAATGTGGCCGAATTCGGCGTGTCGGTGTCGTCCAGCGCGCGCGGGCAGGGGATCGGCTCGAAGCTGTTCCAGCGCGCCGCCATCCACTGCCGCAACAACGACGTCGACACCTTGTACATGCAATGCCTGTCGTCGAACCAGACCATGATGCACATCGCGAAAAAGGCAGGCATGCAGATCAAGCGCGAGTACGGCGAGGCCGACGCCTACCTGCAGCTGCCGCCGCCCAGTCCCGGCACCGTGCTGCAGGAGGCGATCGAGGAGCAGGTCGCGACGATCGACTACACCTTCAAGGCCAACCGCCGCGCCGCGGTGAAATGGTTCGAGAGCTAG
- a CDS encoding M14 family metallopeptidase yields MIRSALLLALSAAMPLSYAASDLATVSERSGFQRTGRYDEVIKLCGAFQASWPKQVKCIDFGTTPEGRPMKALIVTRTGAFTPQAAKQRSLPVVLIQGGIHAGEIDGKDAGFLALRELLENRVAPGALDKQVLLFVPVFNVDGHERFTPNNRPNQRGPVEMGWRTTAQNFNLNRDYVKADAPEMQAMLALVNAWDPLAYIDLHVTDGAKFEHDVSIQVEPVYSGDPEFRKAGLALRGNVIADITKQGSMPQSYYMSFVENDNPASGFADGVSDPRFSTGYFQLRNRLAMLVETHSWKDYPTRVRITHNAIVSVLDQVAKHGAEWQQAAADADARALKIAGTPVPLTWKTTDKSHLVDFKGYAYTRTPSDVSGILMTHYDETKPQIWTVPLRDEVLPDLSVTAPGAGYIVPAAYAKMVAAKLAQHAIAYRTIGGNGKLDVESFRADKATFAPGSFESHQRLAVQGAWKSEPRAIGPGALFVPVAQPKARLVMALLEPQAPDSLLAWGAFNNAFERKEYMEEYVAEDVAREQMAADPALAEQFRKMVETDPVFAKNARARLEFFARRHGSWDERFNLYPVMRTNVAPK; encoded by the coding sequence ATGATCCGTTCCGCTTTGCTGCTTGCCCTGTCCGCCGCCATGCCGCTGTCGTACGCCGCTTCCGACCTCGCCACCGTCTCGGAACGCTCCGGCTTCCAGCGCACCGGCCGCTACGACGAAGTCATCAAGCTGTGCGGCGCGTTTCAGGCGTCCTGGCCGAAGCAGGTGAAATGCATCGACTTCGGCACCACGCCTGAAGGCCGCCCGATGAAGGCGCTGATCGTTACCCGAACCGGCGCGTTCACGCCGCAGGCCGCGAAGCAGCGCAGCCTGCCCGTGGTGCTGATCCAGGGCGGCATCCACGCCGGCGAGATCGACGGCAAGGACGCCGGCTTCCTCGCGCTGCGCGAGCTGCTCGAAAACCGCGTGGCGCCGGGTGCGCTCGACAAGCAGGTGCTGCTGTTCGTCCCCGTATTCAACGTCGATGGCCACGAGCGCTTCACGCCGAACAACCGCCCCAACCAGCGCGGCCCGGTGGAGATGGGCTGGCGCACCACGGCGCAGAACTTCAACCTCAACCGCGACTACGTGAAGGCCGACGCGCCCGAGATGCAGGCGATGCTGGCGCTGGTGAACGCCTGGGATCCGCTCGCCTATATCGACCTGCACGTGACCGACGGCGCCAAGTTCGAGCATGACGTATCGATCCAGGTCGAGCCGGTGTACTCGGGCGATCCCGAGTTCCGCAAGGCCGGCCTGGCGCTGCGCGGCAACGTCATCGCCGACATCACCAAGCAGGGCTCGATGCCGCAGTCGTACTACATGTCGTTTGTCGAAAACGATAACCCGGCCTCGGGCTTTGCCGACGGCGTGTCCGATCCGCGCTTCTCGACCGGCTACTTCCAGCTGCGTAACCGCCTGGCGATGCTGGTTGAGACGCATTCGTGGAAGGACTATCCGACCCGCGTGCGCATTACGCACAACGCGATCGTCTCTGTGCTGGACCAGGTGGCAAAGCACGGCGCCGAATGGCAGCAGGCCGCCGCCGATGCCGATGCGCGCGCGCTGAAGATTGCCGGCACGCCGGTGCCGCTGACGTGGAAGACGACGGACAAGTCGCACCTGGTCGACTTCAAGGGCTACGCCTACACGCGCACCCCGTCGGACGTGTCGGGCATCCTGATGACGCATTACGACGAAACCAAACCGCAAATCTGGACGGTGCCGCTGCGCGACGAAGTGCTTCCGGACCTCTCGGTGACCGCGCCGGGCGCAGGTTATATCGTTCCGGCGGCGTACGCGAAGATGGTCGCGGCCAAGCTGGCGCAACACGCCATCGCGTATCGCACGATCGGCGGCAACGGCAAGCTCGATGTCGAGTCCTTCCGCGCCGACAAGGCGACTTTCGCTCCCGGCTCGTTCGAATCGCACCAGCGGCTGGCGGTGCAGGGCGCGTGGAAGTCCGAGCCGCGCGCGATCGGGCCGGGCGCCCTGTTCGTGCCCGTCGCGCAGCCGAAGGCGCGCCTGGTGATGGCGCTGCTCGAACCGCAGGCGCCGGACTCACTGCTGGCGTGGGGCGCATTCAACAACGCGTTCGAGCGCAAGGAATACATGGAGGAGTACGTCGCCGAAGACGTGGCGCGCGAGCAGATGGCGGCCGATCCGGCGTTGGCGGAGCAGTTCAGGAAGATGGTGGAGACTGACCCGGTGTTTGCGAAGAACGCCCGCGCGCGCCTCGAGTTCTTCGCGCGCCGCCACGGCTCGTGGGACGAGCGCTTCAACCTCTATCCGGTGATGCGCACTAACGTCGCGCCGAAGTAA
- the hppD gene encoding 4-hydroxyphenylpyruvate dioxygenase, with product MQFQPWDNPMGTDGFEFVEYAAPDPKAMGALFEQMGFTAIARHRHKDVTLYRQGEINFIINAEPDSFAQRFARQHGPSVCAIAIRVDDAAFAYRRALELGAWGFDNKNGPMELNIPAIKGVGDSLLYFVDRWRGKTAGAQAGAIGDISIYDVDFVAIPGADANPVGNGLTYIDHLTHNVHRGRMKEWAAFYENLFNFREIRYFDIAGKHTGLKSKAMTSPCGKIRIPINESSDDKSQIAEYLDQYHGEGIQHIALGSNDIYKSIQQMRDTGIAFQDTIETYYELVNRRLPAHGENLDELRRLRILIDGQSSETERELLLQIFTQNVIGPIFFEIIQRKGDQGFGEGNFRALFESIELDQIRRGVLEDKPATA from the coding sequence ATGCAATTCCAGCCTTGGGACAACCCGATGGGCACCGACGGTTTCGAGTTTGTCGAGTACGCCGCGCCAGATCCAAAAGCGATGGGCGCGCTGTTCGAGCAGATGGGCTTCACCGCCATCGCGCGCCACCGCCACAAGGACGTGACCCTGTACCGCCAGGGCGAGATCAACTTCATCATCAACGCCGAGCCGGATTCGTTCGCGCAGCGCTTCGCGCGCCAGCACGGCCCGTCGGTGTGCGCCATCGCGATCCGCGTCGATGACGCCGCATTCGCCTACCGCCGCGCGCTCGAACTGGGCGCCTGGGGCTTCGACAACAAGAACGGCCCGATGGAACTGAACATCCCGGCCATCAAGGGCGTGGGCGACTCGCTGCTGTACTTCGTCGACCGCTGGCGCGGCAAGACCGCGGGCGCGCAGGCCGGCGCCATCGGCGACATCAGCATCTACGACGTTGACTTCGTCGCCATCCCGGGCGCCGATGCCAACCCGGTCGGCAACGGCCTGACCTACATCGACCACCTGACCCACAACGTGCACCGCGGCCGCATGAAGGAGTGGGCGGCGTTCTACGAGAACCTGTTCAACTTCCGCGAGATCCGCTACTTCGACATCGCCGGCAAGCACACCGGCCTGAAGTCGAAGGCGATGACCTCCCCGTGCGGGAAGATCCGCATCCCGATCAACGAATCGTCCGACGACAAGTCGCAGATCGCCGAATACCTCGACCAGTACCACGGCGAGGGCATCCAGCACATCGCGCTGGGCAGCAACGACATCTACAAGTCGATCCAGCAGATGCGCGACACCGGCATCGCCTTCCAGGACACCATCGAGACCTACTACGAGCTGGTGAACCGCCGCCTGCCGGCGCACGGCGAGAACCTGGACGAACTGCGCCGCCTGCGCATCCTGATCGACGGCCAGAGCAGCGAGACCGAGCGCGAACTGCTGCTGCAGATCTTCACGCAGAACGTGATCGGCCCGATCTTCTTCGAAATCATCCAGCGCAAGGGCGACCAGGGTTTCGGCGAAGGCAATTTCCGCGCGCTGTTCGAATCGATCGAACTCGATCAGATCCGGCGCGGCGTCCTGGAAGACAAGCCGGCAACGGCGTAA
- a CDS encoding multifunctional CCA addition/repair protein, with the protein MKTYVVGGAVRDELLGLPVKDHDWVVVGATPEQMVEQGFRPVGKDFPVFLHPKTQEEYALARTERKTAPGYHGFVFHTAPDVTLEDDLVRRDLTINAIARAEDGTLTDPFNGQADIRDKVFRHVSDAFAEDPVRILRIARFAARFAEFTVAPETLALMRRMVEHGEVDALVPERVWQEVARGLMEATPSRMLAVLRDCGALARIMPELDALWGVPQPALHHPEIDTGAHMMLVVDYAASRGFDLAVRFAALMHDLGKGATPPENWPAHHGHEGLGLKLIEALCKRLKVPNECRELALMTAREHGNVSRAEILRANTIVTLFERCDAFRKPQRFEQMLLASECDFRGRGGEGDDFATRPYPQAPHLLAALKAARAVDAGAVAAKYAEKPERIKEAVHKARVSAVKNGVRSAGPDPDESDDA; encoded by the coding sequence ATGAAGACCTATGTAGTGGGCGGCGCGGTGCGCGATGAGCTGCTTGGCCTGCCGGTCAAGGATCATGACTGGGTGGTCGTCGGCGCCACGCCGGAGCAGATGGTGGAGCAGGGCTTTCGCCCGGTCGGCAAGGACTTCCCGGTATTCCTGCATCCGAAAACCCAGGAGGAATACGCGCTGGCGCGCACCGAGCGCAAGACCGCGCCGGGTTATCACGGCTTCGTGTTCCACACCGCGCCCGACGTCACGCTGGAAGACGACCTGGTGCGGCGCGACCTCACCATCAATGCGATTGCGCGCGCCGAGGACGGCACGCTGACCGATCCGTTCAACGGCCAGGCCGACATCCGCGACAAAGTGTTCCGCCACGTGTCCGACGCGTTTGCCGAGGATCCGGTGCGCATCCTGCGCATCGCCCGCTTCGCCGCGCGCTTCGCCGAATTTACCGTGGCGCCCGAAACGCTGGCGCTGATGCGCAGGATGGTCGAGCATGGCGAAGTCGATGCGCTGGTGCCCGAGCGCGTATGGCAGGAAGTGGCGCGCGGGCTGATGGAGGCGACGCCCTCGCGCATGCTCGCGGTGCTGCGCGACTGCGGCGCGCTGGCGCGCATCATGCCCGAACTGGACGCGCTGTGGGGCGTGCCGCAGCCGGCGCTGCACCATCCCGAAATCGACACCGGCGCGCACATGATGCTGGTGGTCGATTACGCCGCCTCGCGCGGCTTCGACCTTGCGGTGCGCTTCGCCGCGCTGATGCACGACCTGGGCAAGGGCGCCACGCCGCCGGAGAACTGGCCGGCGCATCACGGCCATGAAGGCTTGGGGCTCAAGCTGATCGAAGCGCTGTGCAAGCGCCTGAAGGTGCCCAACGAATGCCGCGAGCTGGCGCTCATGACCGCGCGCGAGCACGGCAACGTCAGCCGCGCCGAAATCCTGCGGGCCAATACCATCGTCACCCTGTTCGAGCGCTGCGACGCGTTCCGCAAGCCGCAGCGTTTCGAGCAGATGCTGCTGGCGTCGGAGTGCGACTTCCGCGGAAGGGGCGGCGAGGGCGATGACTTCGCGACGAGGCCGTATCCGCAGGCGCCGCATTTGCTGGCGGCGCTGAAGGCGGCGCGCGCGGTGGACGCGGGCGCAGTGGCGGCCAAATATGCCGAGAAGCCGGAGCGTATAAAAGAAGCAGTCCATAAGGCGCGGGTGAGTGCCGTCAAAAATGGGGTCAGGTCCGCAGGACCAGACCCCGATGAATCCGACGACGCCTGA
- a CDS encoding Lrp/AsnC family transcriptional regulator: MSKIELDKTDRKILAILQSDGRASNQDIADAVSLSPSPCLRRIKRLEEAGVIRQYVALLDPGQIGLGLLAYVNVRLEKHSEGANAAGAKRTSSSPHADFAESVEDWPEVVACYAMTGEMDYLLRVHVEDMEHFSRFMMKTLLIHPAVADVKSSFALQRIKDTTALPLV, from the coding sequence ATGTCAAAAATCGAGCTGGATAAAACAGATCGCAAAATTCTTGCTATTTTGCAATCGGATGGTCGGGCGTCCAACCAGGACATCGCGGACGCGGTCAGCCTGTCGCCGTCGCCCTGCCTGCGGCGCATCAAACGGCTCGAGGAAGCGGGCGTGATCCGGCAGTATGTGGCGCTGCTCGACCCCGGGCAGATCGGGCTCGGGCTGCTCGCCTACGTCAACGTGCGGCTGGAAAAGCACAGCGAAGGGGCGAATGCGGCCGGCGCCAAGCGCACCTCCAGTTCGCCCCACGCCGACTTCGCCGAGTCGGTCGAGGACTGGCCTGAGGTGGTGGCTTGCTACGCAATGACGGGCGAGATGGATTACCTGCTGCGCGTGCACGTGGAAGACATGGAGCACTTCTCGCGCTTCATGATGAAGACCTTGCTGATTCACCCGGCGGTGGCGGACGTGAAGTCGAGCTTCGCGCTGCAGCGGATCAAGGACACGACGGCGCTGCCGCTGGTTTAA
- a CDS encoding DAHL domain-containing protein, with amino-acid sequence MTPRRRTSVILLLAALALLLGFLFNRTTAVDVGAQSRVMLNLRELEKIDAQWNASILRARIGLDTGYDALAAPLPRIRQIETSLSDALRMTRGPVAPQAYAQLVASLQEKERLVGQFKTGNAVLREALSALPSEITDLKTELTGIEGALVPSRTVLALDGALNALLTDILRFNLAPEITLAQRIETTLGTMLVQKSAFSPAVGERIDRLLRDARAVLRYRPQENAIELAIGKTGTTEAIDRLGQEFDKSFADVLAQKQRSRTWLFAYSGLLLVLLVAAARRLLRTWRLLGVANRRLRSANETLETRVAERTAELEAQSARLEELAHHDGLTGLVNYAYLTRLLEHALIRAGRRGTTVCVMFFDLDGFKAVNDTYGHGTGDLVLREVAQRVQEKLRKEDVLARLGGDEFVILLEEVVSREGAVRIAQLALDQIRGITEAGGHRIAISASIGISSAHGQAGADRGAQAIVADADQAMYQTKQAGKSGFSFSPQAQWPEQQATEAG; translated from the coding sequence ATGACGCCGCGCCGCCGCACTTCGGTCATCCTGCTGCTGGCCGCGCTGGCGCTGTTGCTCGGTTTTCTGTTCAATCGCACCACCGCCGTTGACGTCGGCGCGCAGAGCCGCGTCATGCTGAACCTGCGCGAACTCGAAAAAATCGACGCGCAATGGAACGCCAGCATCCTGCGCGCCCGCATCGGCCTCGATACCGGCTACGACGCGCTGGCCGCACCGCTGCCGCGCATCCGCCAGATCGAAACCAGCCTCTCTGACGCGCTCAGGATGACGCGCGGCCCCGTCGCGCCGCAGGCCTACGCCCAGTTGGTCGCCTCGCTGCAGGAGAAGGAACGCCTGGTCGGGCAGTTCAAGACCGGCAACGCGGTGCTGCGCGAAGCACTGTCCGCGCTGCCGTCAGAGATCACCGACCTGAAGACCGAGCTGACCGGCATTGAAGGCGCGCTGGTGCCCTCGCGCACGGTGCTGGCGCTGGACGGCGCCCTCAACGCGCTGCTGACCGATATCCTGCGCTTCAACCTCGCGCCCGAAATCACGCTGGCCCAGCGCATCGAGACCACGCTGGGCACGATGCTGGTCCAGAAGTCTGCGTTTTCGCCGGCGGTGGGCGAGCGCATCGACCGGCTGCTGCGCGATGCGCGCGCCGTGCTGCGCTACCGGCCGCAGGAGAACGCGATCGAACTGGCGATCGGCAAGACCGGCACCACCGAAGCGATCGATCGCCTCGGCCAGGAGTTCGACAAGAGCTTCGCCGACGTGCTGGCCCAGAAACAGCGCTCCCGCACTTGGCTGTTCGCCTATTCCGGCCTGCTGCTGGTGCTGCTGGTGGCGGCGGCGCGCCGGCTGCTGCGCACCTGGCGCCTGCTCGGCGTGGCCAACCGCCGCCTGCGCTCGGCGAACGAAACGCTGGAAACGCGGGTGGCCGAGCGCACCGCCGAACTGGAGGCGCAGTCGGCCCGGCTGGAAGAACTGGCGCACCACGACGGCCTGACTGGCCTGGTCAATTACGCCTACCTGACGCGCTTGCTCGAACATGCGTTGATCCGCGCGGGCCGGCGCGGCACCACGGTATGCGTGATGTTCTTCGACCTCGATGGCTTCAAGGCGGTCAACGACACCTACGGCCACGGCACCGGCGACCTGGTGCTGCGCGAAGTGGCGCAGCGGGTCCAGGAAAAGCTGCGCAAGGAGGACGTGCTGGCGCGGCTGGGTGGCGACGAATTCGTCATCCTGCTCGAAGAGGTGGTATCGCGCGAAGGCGCGGTCCGGATAGCCCAGCTGGCGCTCGACCAGATCCGCGGCATCACCGAGGCGGGCGGCCACCGGATCGCGATTTCGGCCAGCATCGGCATCAGCAGCGCGCACGGGCAGGCCGGCGCCGACCGCGGCGCGCAGGCGATCGTGGCCGACGCCGATCAGGCGATGTACCAAACCAAGCAGGCCGGCAAGTCGGGATTTTCCTTCAGCCCGCAGGCGCAATGGCCCGAACAGCAGGCAACCGAAGCGGGCTAA
- a CDS encoding nuclear transport factor 2 family protein — MDTKDTKQLIMSAYQLYKQKDIKGILALCKDDVEWVGPEVESLPFAGNYSGRAAVGDFFTKLDQSMEPLKFEPETFIAEGDKVVVIGSGRWHVKTTGVDYDSPWVHIFTVRDGKIARFEQHTNTAVAEAAFRPIQGAAAAKGAPLRH, encoded by the coding sequence ATGGACACCAAAGACACCAAACAGCTGATCATGTCGGCCTATCAGCTGTACAAGCAAAAAGACATCAAGGGTATCCTCGCACTGTGCAAGGATGATGTCGAGTGGGTTGGACCGGAAGTCGAATCGCTTCCGTTTGCCGGCAACTACAGCGGCCGCGCCGCGGTCGGTGATTTCTTCACAAAGCTCGACCAGTCGATGGAACCGCTCAAGTTCGAGCCGGAGACTTTCATCGCCGAAGGCGACAAGGTGGTGGTTATCGGCTCCGGGCGCTGGCACGTGAAAACCACCGGCGTCGATTACGATAGCCCGTGGGTGCACATCTTCACCGTCCGCGACGGCAAGATCGCTCGCTTCGAGCAGCACACCAATACCGCCGTGGCAGAGGCGGCGTTCAGGCCGATACAGGGTGCGGCAGCCGCAAAAGGCGCACCTCTGCGTCACTGA
- a CDS encoding indolepyruvate ferredoxin oxidoreductase family protein, which yields MNAPLDRSQLEPQPSHEISLDDKWTLERGRAFMTGTQALIRLPMMQRERDLAAGLNTAGYITGYRGSPVTSVDMTAMKAKKHLEAHHVHFHPGMNEDLAATAVWGTQQTNLFKDAKYDGVFSMWYGKGPGVDRCGDVFKHANAAGSSKFGGVVVLAGDDHAAKSSSTAHQSDHILNACGIPVLYPSSVQEYIDYGLHAWAMSRYSGLWVSMKCVTDIIESGAVVDFDPDRVQIVTPTDVELPPGGLNIRWPDAVLDQEVRMNNYKWYAALAYARANKLNKIIWDSPKPKIGIITAGKSYLDTRQALADLGIDEQAASDIGIRLYKIGMTWPLEADGVHEFAKGLDEILVIEEKRQILEYALKEALYNLPDGQRPRVVGKFDDTGEWNNHGNTGHGDWLLPATYELNPALIARAIASRISHYCAGHPVEQRVKERIAFLEAKELVLKNVNAKPNPETDRTPFFCSGCPHNSSTKVPEGSRALAGIGCHYMVLWMDRETSTFTHMGAEGVTWVGQAPFTNEKHVFTNLGDGTYFHSGILAIRAAVAAKVNITYKILFNDAVAMTGGQEFDGPLDPGMISRQIAAEGVGPIIVVTDEPEKYPADYKWAEGVTVRHRSELMDVQRELRDCPGVSAMIYDQTCASEKRRRRKRGEYPDPAKRAVINEAVCEGCGDCSVQSNCLSVEPLETELGRKRQINQSSCNKDFSCTTGFCPSFVTVEGGALKKPKKAATAEATPPALPVPALPGTAEPYGILITGIGGTGVVTVGQILAMAAHVEGKGAIVLDMSGLAQKGGPVMSHVRLADNQADLHSTRVGTGSADLVIGCDLIVTASRDALSRMGEGRTWAAINSTGSSTAAFVKNPDWQFPGASSQAEIVKACGSEHVDFVDAGKIATALMGDSIATNMFMLGYAWQKGHVPLSEASIMKAIELNGVSVGFNKSAFTWGRTAAHDLPSLVKMTTPAQVIEFKRTQTLDDIVKRRVELLTAYQDAAYAEQYKAFVDQVRAEEAKLGKGTRLAEAVARYYYKLMAYKDEYEVARLYTDGAFKEKIAGMFEGDITLKFHLAPPLFAKHDKQGHLVKQEFGPWMMKAFGLMAKMKGLRGGPLDIFGYTAERRMERALIGEYRQTVGGLLGKLNADNLSQAVAIASIPEDIRGYGHVKERHLRAAKSKEAALIAAFDAPTVNAA from the coding sequence ATGAACGCACCACTAGACCGATCGCAGCTCGAGCCGCAGCCGTCGCACGAAATTTCGCTCGACGACAAATGGACGCTCGAACGCGGCCGCGCCTTCATGACCGGCACCCAGGCGCTGATCCGCCTGCCGATGATGCAGCGCGAGCGCGACCTGGCAGCGGGCCTGAACACCGCCGGCTACATCACCGGCTACCGCGGCTCGCCGGTCACCTCGGTCGACATGACGGCAATGAAGGCCAAGAAGCACCTCGAAGCGCACCATGTCCATTTCCACCCTGGCATGAACGAGGACCTGGCCGCGACCGCCGTGTGGGGCACCCAGCAGACCAATCTGTTCAAGGACGCCAAGTACGACGGCGTGTTCTCGATGTGGTACGGGAAGGGCCCGGGCGTGGACCGCTGCGGCGACGTCTTCAAGCACGCCAACGCGGCCGGCAGCTCGAAGTTCGGCGGCGTGGTGGTGCTGGCCGGCGACGACCATGCGGCCAAGTCGTCGTCGACCGCGCACCAGTCGGACCATATCCTCAACGCCTGCGGCATCCCGGTGCTGTATCCGTCGTCGGTGCAGGAATACATCGACTACGGCCTGCACGCATGGGCGATGAGCCGTTACAGCGGCCTGTGGGTGTCGATGAAGTGCGTCACCGACATCATCGAATCGGGAGCCGTGGTGGACTTCGATCCGGACCGCGTGCAGATCGTCACGCCGACCGACGTCGAGCTGCCGCCGGGCGGCCTGAATATCCGCTGGCCGGACGCCGTCCTGGACCAGGAAGTCCGGATGAACAACTACAAGTGGTACGCCGCGCTGGCCTATGCGCGCGCCAACAAGCTCAATAAGATCATCTGGGACAGCCCGAAGCCGAAGATCGGCATCATCACCGCCGGCAAGTCCTACCTGGACACGCGCCAGGCGCTGGCCGACCTGGGCATCGACGAGCAGGCAGCAAGCGACATCGGCATCCGCCTGTACAAGATCGGCATGACCTGGCCGCTCGAAGCGGACGGCGTGCACGAATTCGCCAAGGGCCTCGACGAGATCCTGGTGATCGAAGAGAAGCGCCAGATCCTCGAGTACGCGCTGAAGGAAGCGCTGTACAACCTGCCGGACGGCCAGCGTCCGCGCGTGGTCGGCAAGTTCGACGACACCGGCGAGTGGAACAACCACGGCAACACCGGCCACGGCGACTGGCTGCTGCCGGCGACCTATGAGCTGAACCCGGCGCTGATCGCGCGCGCGATTGCCAGCCGCATTTCGCACTACTGCGCCGGCCACCCGGTCGAGCAGCGCGTCAAGGAACGCATCGCCTTCCTCGAAGCGAAGGAGCTGGTGCTCAAGAACGTCAACGCCAAGCCGAATCCGGAAACCGACCGCACCCCGTTCTTCTGCTCGGGCTGCCCGCACAATTCCTCGACCAAGGTGCCGGAAGGCTCGCGCGCGCTGGCCGGCATCGGCTGCCATTACATGGTGCTGTGGATGGACCGCGAGACCTCGACATTCACCCACATGGGCGCCGAGGGCGTCACCTGGGTCGGCCAGGCGCCGTTCACCAACGAGAAGCACGTGTTCACCAACCTTGGCGACGGCACCTACTTCCACTCGGGGATCCTGGCGATCCGCGCGGCGGTTGCGGCCAAGGTCAACATCACCTACAAGATCCTGTTCAACGACGCTGTCGCGATGACCGGCGGCCAGGAGTTCGACGGTCCGCTCGATCCGGGCATGATCAGCCGCCAGATCGCGGCCGAAGGCGTGGGCCCGATCATCGTCGTCACCGACGAGCCGGAAAAGTACCCCGCCGACTACAAGTGGGCCGAAGGCGTCACCGTGCGCCATCGCAGCGAACTGATGGACGTGCAGCGCGAGCTGCGCGACTGCCCGGGCGTGTCCGCGATGATTTACGACCAGACCTGCGCCTCCGAGAAGCGCCGCCGCCGGAAGCGTGGCGAATACCCTGATCCGGCCAAGCGCGCCGTGATCAACGAAGCGGTCTGCGAAGGCTGCGGCGACTGCTCGGTGCAATCGAACTGCCTGTCGGTCGAGCCGCTCGAAACCGAGCTGGGTCGCAAGCGCCAGATCAACCAGTCGTCGTGCAACAAGGACTTCTCCTGCACCACCGGCTTCTGCCCGAGCTTCGTGACGGTGGAAGGCGGTGCGCTGAAAAAGCCGAAGAAAGCCGCGACCGCTGAAGCTACGCCGCCTGCTTTGCCTGTCCCAGCGCTGCCTGGCACCGCCGAGCCGTACGGCATCCTGATCACCGGCATCGGCGGCACCGGTGTCGTCACCGTCGGCCAGATCCTGGCGATGGCGGCGCACGTCGAAGGCAAGGGCGCGATCGTGCTCGACATGAGCGGACTGGCCCAGAAGGGCGGCCCGGTGATGTCGCACGTGCGCCTGGCCGATAATCAGGCCGACCTGCACTCGACGCGCGTGGGCACCGGAAGCGCCGACCTGGTAATCGGCTGCGACCTGATCGTCACGGCCAGCCGCGACGCGCTCTCGCGCATGGGCGAGGGCCGCACCTGGGCCGCGATCAATTCGACCGGCTCGTCGACGGCGGCGTTCGTCAAGAATCCGGACTGGCAGTTCCCGGGCGCGAGCTCGCAGGCCGAAATCGTCAAGGCATGCGGCAGCGAGCATGTCGATTTCGTCGACGCCGGCAAGATCGCGACTGCGCTGATGGGCGACTCGATCGCCACCAATATGTTCATGCTCGGCTACGCGTGGCAGAAGGGCCATGTGCCACTCTCCGAAGCGTCGATCATGAAGGCGATCGAATTGAACGGCGTGTCGGTTGGGTTCAACAAGTCCGCGTTCACGTGGGGCCGCACGGCGGCGCACGACCTGCCGTCGCTGGTGAAGATGACCACGCCGGCCCAGGTGATCGAATTCAAGCGCACGCAAACGCTGGACGACATCGTCAAGCGCCGCGTCGAGCTGCTGACCGCCTACCAGGACGCCGCTTACGCCGAACAGTACAAGGCGTTTGTCGACCAGGTGCGCGCCGAGGAAGCGAAGCTGGGCAAGGGCACGCGCCTGGCCGAAGCGGTCGCGCGCTATTACTACAAGCTGATGGCGTACAAGGACGAGTATGAAGTCGCGCGCCTGTACACCGACGGCGCCTTCAAGGAAAAAATCGCCGGCATGTTCGAAGGCGACATCACGCTCAAGTTCCACCTCGCGCCGCCGCTGTTCGCCAAGCACGACAAGCAGGGCCACCTGGTCAAGCAGGAATTCGGTCCGTGGATGATGAAGGCGTTCGGGCTGATGGCGAAGATGAAGGGCCTGCGCGGCGGGCCGCTCGACATCTTCGGCTACACCGCCGAGCGCCGCATGGAGCGCGCGCTGATCGGCGAATATCGCCAGACGGTGGGTGGCCTGCTGGGCAAGCTGAATGCGGACAACCTGTCGCAGGCAGTGGCGATCGCCAGCATCCCGGAGGACATCCGCGGTTACGGCCACGTGAAGGAGCGTCACTTGCGCGCGGCGAAATCGAAGGAAGCGGCGCTGATCGCGGCCTTCGATGCGCCGACGGTCAACGCGGCGTAA